The sequence GGTTCTGCCATAATCAGGTCTTTCAGCGTGATAAAACCTTGCAAACGCTGATTAGAATCCACTACGTATACGTAATACACCGTTTTTTTAGACGGAGCATCTCTTCTAACTTTTTCGATGGCCTCTGCACAGGTCATTTGACTTTCTACCGTAGCAAAATCGGTGCTCATAATGCCTCCGGCTGTTTCAGGCGGATAGGCACTGAGTTTAATCACATCTTCCCGAACTTTTTTTGATAAATAGGGAAGCAAGGAAGACTGCTCTTCTTGCGTGAGATGCTGAAAAAAATCTGCCCGATTTTCGGAAGGCATGTTTTCAAATATCTTTGCAAAGCGCTTTTTCGAAACCGTCTTAAATAGGTTCAACTGTTTCACCATTGGAAACTCTGAAAAAATCAAAGCCTGTTGCTCTAATGAAAAGCGGTCGAGTATGTTGAATAAATAGGTTTCATCAATAGCCTGTAGAATTTCAGCCACCTCCACTACCGGCATCTTTTTCATAACCGGAACCATTTCAATAATCTGGTCTATGTGCTGAAATTCTTTTGCGAGTTTGTGTAGTTCTTTGGTGTTCATAAAGCTTTTAAAATGATTTATTAATCCATTGACCAAGCAGAAAAGAAGCAATCACTACCAAAATAGCTATGATTACATGTTCTAACACTACATTGATAGTTTTTGAAGACTGTTTTTTGCCTACGAAAATGTTGTAAGCGACCAACAAAAACAGTCCATAGATGACATTTACAATGACAGCCTGCTTAAGTTCAAGCAATAGTAGCGCTATAAGAAATGAGCCTGTAAAAAGGCATTTTGCTAAGAAGGTAGTAAGAGTGGCAATCCAAATTTCTTTTGTAGAATGAACGTTCTCGTTTTCCTCCGCAATGTGAATCCCTAAAGCGTCGCTCATAGAATCAGCAATGGCAATGGTTACAATACTTGCCAATACTGCCTCTTTCGATTCTGTGCCTGCGTAAACACCTACCATCAAGCCTATAGAGGTGATGACTCCAGAGGTTAGTCCAAAACTTAATCCAACTTCTACAGGATGACTGAGTTTTCTTCTTTTAATCATTTTGTTGCCCATTAATTTCCCAACTTACCTGCGTTACACCATATTCAAGCGTAAGCAAGGCTGCCAATTTTTCCATTTCGTTGTCGTGTTTTCCATTGGCTAAAATTTCTGCTTCTATATAAGTGTATGCAGGATTTCCGTTATCGCTGCTTTTGAGTGAGCGCAATTGAAGGTGATTGTCGTTTTTAAGTGCATTCAGTATCAATACCCGCAAATGGTTTTCAACTTGCTCCTTGCAGCGAATTTTAAAGCAATAGTAAAAAGTACCACCTTCTTCCTTTTTGAAAGTGAGTTTGCCGAGTTTTATGCCTAAAGGACGAAGCAGTAAGTGTGTAAGTATTACTGCAACTGCCACTATGGTTGCTTCTGCAAATAATCCTACACCTGCCAAAGCGCCTACCGCAGCCGAGCACCAAATGGTAGCAGCAGTATTTAACCCCTGAATGCTTAACCCATCTCTTAATATTACTCCAGCACCCAAAAACCCGATGCCGCTTACTATTTGACCAACAACTCTGGTGGCATCGCCTCTGTAAACACCATCGGCATCCACCGTGGAAGTAAGGGCGAAAGAAATTAGGGTGAAAGCTGCCGAACCCAACGACACCAGCGTGTTGGTGCGAAGACCTGCACTCTTCTGCCTCCATTGCCTTTCAAAACCAATGGCAACTCCCAGAATGAGTGCTAACGACAAGCGTGTGGTGAAGTCTAATACTGTCATTTTGCTTTCTGTTTGCGCAATTCCATAACTATCTTGCACAGTTTGAAAGCACTGCGCAGTTTAGTTTTTGAATTGGCGTGTATTACTAATGGGGTCTGAATCCATGTATTAAAATATTTTGACGCTGCGAAAATAAAACAGCCTCTTGTTGGAAGCTGTTAGAGACCTTTTAGAAAAAAATTAGAATTTTATTAGAGCGGATTAGATGTGAGGCAGCTCAATGGTAAAGGTTGTTCCCTTTGCTTGTATGGATTGAACGCTAATGGAACCCTTGTGTAGTTGAATAATTTTCAGCGTGAGGGAAAGCCCAATGCCGGTGCCTTCTGAAAACTTCTTGTTTTCGCCCCTATAAAAAGGTGTAAAGATGTTTTGTAAATCATCTTCCGGAATGCCAATGCCTTTATCTGTAAATTTTAGCTTAATAATTTCCTCATTAAACAAAACGGAAACGATGCATTGATGATCGCTTGAAAATTTACATCCGTTTTCCATAAGGTTGGCAAATGCCACTTTCAAAAGATATTCATTGCCATTTACGGATATTTGATTGTCATTTTCAAAATCATTTTCAAAATGTATATCAATTTTGTATTCGGGGTTTGCCTTTTGTACTTGCTGCCGTGCATCCATTAAAATTTCATCAATGCGAACCGATTTAAAAACAATTTCGGATGGGTCATAGCTTGCTTTTGCTAAGTCGAGTAAACTGTTAGAAATGCGAACTAATTTTTTGGCATCTTTCAGAGCGTTCTGTATGGCTGTTTTGTATTCTTCAATAGTTCGTTCTTTATTGATGGATAGTTCTAATTCTGTGATAATGGCTGCAAGTGGCGTTCGCAATTCGTGGGAAATATTAGAAACAAAATTCTTTTGCGCATCAAAAGAATTTTCCAGTCGGTTCAGCATTTCATTGAATGTATTTGTCAGTTCTGCCAGTTCATCTTTGCTGCCATTGCTTTTCAATCGCAAGTCCAGGTTGGTGGCAGAAATTATTTTTGCTTTATTGGTGATTTCTTTTATCGGGTCTAACGCCTTTTTTGAAAAATATAGCCCTGCAACGTAAATGAATAAAATGGATATAATAAAAACAACAAAAATGTTCTTTAACAGACTATTCAACTTACTATAACCATATTGGTCATAAGCTGCAGCCGTAATAATATAATTCTTATTTTGAAAAGCATAGCGAATACCCACTACCTGCCAAGCTCCCTGATAAAATTTAATTTCACCCTTTTGATAAATTTCTTTCAACATTTCAGAGGTTTCCTTCACAAAATCAATATCAACGGCATCGTGATAAAGTAAATTATAGCTGCTGTCATAAATAGCTACTTCAACTTCGTTTAAAATTTGCCTGTTATTTTTGTAAATATCCTGAAGCGTTTGGGGTGCTACTTTTGCGTTGAAAAACAAGTTGGCTTTGGTGAGGGCTTCTTTTTTTAATAAAGAATAAAATTCTTTTTCACGGTTTCCCTTTGCTGAAATGTAAATGACAGAAGCAAATGCCAACAAAATAGTAGCAGTAATGAGTGTGAATAATAAAGTAAGCCGTGTTCTGATTTTCATTGTTCTGCTTTCAAAATAAATCCCATTCCCGGTCTGGTATGAATGAGTTTTTTATCAAAATTCTTATCAATTTTTTTTCTCAAATAATTGATGTAAACATCAATGAAGTTAGTGCCTGTATCAAAATGCGTATCCCAAACTTTTTCGGCAATTTCTGCTCTTGATAACACTCGTTCAGGGTTTTGCAACATGTACTCTAAAAGTTTAAATTCTTTTGGAGTAAGGCTTATTTCTGTTTGGTTTCGTTTTACAACTTTGGTGTGAAGGTTCATTTCAAGGTCAGCATATCTTAAAATATTGTTTGAATGTTTTGCGGTTTTATTTTGTCGCTTCAACAATGCACGAATGCGAGCTAACAGTTCACGCATTTCAAATGGTTTCACCAAATAATCATCTGCCCCTGCGTCAAAACCTTCCACTTTGTCGTCGGTTGTGCCTAATGCTGTAAGCATAATAATGGGTATGTCGGGTTTGATTGCTCGTATTTGTTTACATAAATCCAATCCGTTTATTTTCGGTAATATAATGTCGGTAATTATTAAATCGTAATTATTTTGAAGGGCAAGGTTCTTTCCTGAAAGTCCATCATATGCCAAAGTCGTTGTAAAGCCCTGTTCCTCCAAAGCTCTTTGTATGAGTTCGGCTAATCTTTGGTCGTCTTCTACAATTAAAATATGCACCATTGCAAAGTTACTTTTTATATTCTTCTTGTTTTG comes from Thermonema lapsum and encodes:
- a CDS encoding VIT1/CCC1 transporter family protein; this translates as MIKRRKLSHPVEVGLSFGLTSGVITSIGLMVGVYAGTESKEAVLASIVTIAIADSMSDALGIHIAEENENVHSTKEIWIATLTTFLAKCLFTGSFLIALLLLELKQAVIVNVIYGLFLLVAYNIFVGKKQSSKTINVVLEHVIIAILVVIASFLLGQWINKSF
- a CDS encoding HAMP domain-containing sensor histidine kinase is translated as MKIRTRLTLLFTLITATILLAFASVIYISAKGNREKEFYSLLKKEALTKANLFFNAKVAPQTLQDIYKNNRQILNEVEVAIYDSSYNLLYHDAVDIDFVKETSEMLKEIYQKGEIKFYQGAWQVVGIRYAFQNKNYIITAAAYDQYGYSKLNSLLKNIFVVFIISILFIYVAGLYFSKKALDPIKEITNKAKIISATNLDLRLKSNGSKDELAELTNTFNEMLNRLENSFDAQKNFVSNISHELRTPLAAIITELELSINKERTIEEYKTAIQNALKDAKKLVRISNSLLDLAKASYDPSEIVFKSVRIDEILMDARQQVQKANPEYKIDIHFENDFENDNQISVNGNEYLLKVAFANLMENGCKFSSDHQCIVSVLFNEEIIKLKFTDKGIGIPEDDLQNIFTPFYRGENKKFSEGTGIGLSLTLKIIQLHKGSISVQSIQAKGTTFTIELPHI
- a CDS encoding MgtC/SapB family protein; this translates as MTVLDFTTRLSLALILGVAIGFERQWRQKSAGLRTNTLVSLGSAAFTLISFALTSTVDADGVYRGDATRVVGQIVSGIGFLGAGVILRDGLSIQGLNTAATIWCSAAVGALAGVGLFAEATIVAVAVILTHLLLRPLGIKLGKLTFKKEEGGTFYYCFKIRCKEQVENHLRVLILNALKNDNHLQLRSLKSSDNGNPAYTYIEAEILANGKHDNEMEKLAALLTLEYGVTQVSWEINGQQND
- a CDS encoding response regulator transcription factor; amino-acid sequence: MVHILIVEDDQRLAELIQRALEEQGFTTTLAYDGLSGKNLALQNNYDLIITDIILPKINGLDLCKQIRAIKPDIPIIMLTALGTTDDKVEGFDAGADDYLVKPFEMRELLARIRALLKRQNKTAKHSNNILRYADLEMNLHTKVVKRNQTEISLTPKEFKLLEYMLQNPERVLSRAEIAEKVWDTHFDTGTNFIDVYINYLRKKIDKNFDKKLIHTRPGMGFILKAEQ